Proteins encoded by one window of Arachis ipaensis cultivar K30076 chromosome B04, Araip1.1, whole genome shotgun sequence:
- the LOC107635819 gene encoding uncharacterized protein LOC107635819, with amino-acid sequence MQHIKEDYNVQLNRKMITQAIKQARETVLGSEGAQFGKLRDYLNEIHKSNPGSIAHMNTLPQPQGPNLFQRLYISFDACKKGFKNGCRPLIGLDGCFLKGYYGGQLLSAVTQDTNNHVFVIAFGVTRVENTDNWKWFLNCLQEDFGSSMLFGWHLMSDQQKGLVRAVQEVMPNAFHRNCVLYMWKNCEKRFRDKQVKGCVWEAARSTTPVQFKAAMDRLKTVSNGAWEYMSKFDPKVWCRAFFSHYPKNAAVTNNMCESWNAVIVEAREKPILTLCEELRVHIMNKMARHKRILGAYKGKLAPVQQMKLDKWIKPEIHKWNAQWCGDNDRVVFEVSRNTHKLGVNLKNQTCTCNLWQLTGVPCVHAVAAISRVRVKAAEDFVSPFLTMEAIRKTYDICINSVPSEEFWEPTDQLKEDPPKIVRPVGRPVKRRKESATPPAPTDGSKVRRTFQGGTSGQSQNKLMHQRPNPTLEEIRAKLKKHKKKMPKRPHAPQEEMPISQSAPTVIYVIVYYAV; translated from the exons ATGCAGCATATAAAGGAAGACTATAATGTTCAACTGAATCGGAAGATGATTACACAAGCAATAAAGCAAGCTAGGGAGACTGTGTTGGGCAGTGAAGGGGCTCAATTTGGGAAGCTTAGGGACTATCTGAATGAGATACACAAAAGCAATCCCGGGAGCATAGCACATATGAACACCTTACCCCAACCACAAGGGCCAAACTTGTTTCAAAGATTGTATATCAGTTTTGATGCTTGCAAAAAAGGCTTCAAGAATGGGTGCAGGCCTCTCATCGGTTTGGATGGGTGTTTTCTGAAGGGTTACTATGGAGGCCAATTGCTTTCTGCAGTGACCCAGGATACAAATAATCATGTCTTTGTGATCGCATTTGGTGTAACCAGGGTTGAGAACACTGATAATTGGAAATGGTTTCTGAACTGCCTTCAGGAGGATTTCGGGTCAAGCATGCTCTTTGGATGGCATTTGATGTCTGATCAACAGAAA GGTCTTGTTCGGGCAGTCCAAGAGGTGATGCCAAATGCATTTCATAGAAACTGTGTGCTGTATATGTGGAAAAACTGTGAAAAGAGGTTTAGGGACAAACAGGTTAAGGGTTGTGTTTGGGAAGCAGCTAGGAGCACAACTCCAGTTCAGTTCAAGGCTGCTATGGATAGGTTGAAAACTGTGAGTAATGGAGCTTGGGAGTACATGAGTAAGTTTGACCCTAAGGTATGGTGTAGGGCTTTTTTCAGTCACTATCCTAAGAACGCTGCTGTGACAAACAATATGTGTGAGTCTTGGAATGCAGTGATTGTGGAGGCTAGGGAGAAACCAATTCTGACACTGTGTGAGGAGTTACGGGTTCATATTATGAACAAAATGGCTAGACACAAGAGGATCCTAGGGGCATATAAAGGAAAGCTGGCTCCAGTACAACAAATGAAATTGGACAAATGGATTAAGCCAGAAATTCACAAGTGGAATGCTCAATGGTGTGGTGACAATGACAGGGTTGTGTTTGAGGTATCCAGGAATACACACAAGCTGGGGGTTAACCTGAAAAATCAAACATGCACATGTAACTTATGGCAGCTCACAG GTGTACCTTGTGTTCATGCTGTTGCAGCCATATCCAGAGTGAGGGTAAAAGCAGCTGAAGACTTCGTGTCTCCATTTCTCACTATGGAGGCAATAAGGAAGACATATGACATCTGTATCAACTCTGTACCCAGTGAGGAGTTTTGGGAACCAACTGACCAACTGAAGGAAGATCCACCCAAAATAGTGAGACCTGTTGGTAGACCAGTTAAGAGGAGAAAGGAATCAGCTACCCCTCCAGCTCCAACTGATGGCAGCAAGGTTAGAAGGACCTTCCAG GGTGGTACTTCTGGCCAATCTCAGAACAAACTCATGCATCAGAGGCCGAACCCTACTTTAGAGGAAATTAGG GCTAAGCTAAAGAAGCATAAGAAAAAGATGCCCAAGAGGCCACATGCTCCACAAGAGGAAATGCCAATTTCTCAATCTGCCCCTACAGTGATATATGTTATAGTATACTATGCAGTCTAA
- the LOC107638339 gene encoding protein SIEVE ELEMENT OCCLUSION B-like isoform X1 — MFKAIPSSNTTHHQGLVNPFEISDEKILEKVYQTHFHCIEKYDHGSLHLVASNVIKHSIETSELIFKNEKQINQDKEETAPSISFPRLPLLKRISCQMICVASGEKHEHADEITILILKQLRSYSWEAKAAISLAAFALEFGKFWNLALPPRGNELGKWLAELNGIENLSENKEQLSRFNGLMKKVMEVIDECITNNNEDYNIEDVPALAETLHHIPVLVYWAIITLVTSATHIHSFTHKGYKYELSKFDDKIDSILKNFKELREKCKMQIGAIEDYKRRKDIISSAIETTTNKDIDIVNFLEALIIPNNGISREQQVGVQDFKNKYVLLFISSIDDNFESEIQLLKSMNEKLKEDPKEIQGYKKEDLKILWIQLVDEGDGDEKPSKVSLENLDKGWYVVKEFKFKTGIRLMREVLKYNKEKAIIMLIGPQGKVENHDAKHTISTWGIDGFPFRASDHIRLTKQWDWFWNLLTDFSPSIMELIEKGCYLFIYGSTNNKWIQDFTTALENLNVSMKSPETTSIEWYQFGRESPKIIPCFWIAIDNLLLSTKKQKKNEEKEEENSVTREIQKLLLLKQDPNGWVVLSKGRQVKLLGEGEAMLYTVKAFDAWKKGRLYREVSFDSGFKHHYEHERSKRKQKCAHREFVNYPTDILAHIPCPVKCGHEMEVTSVNYKCCHGLESSHHI, encoded by the exons ATGTTTAAGGCAATTCCCAGTAGTAATACTACTCATCATCAGGGTTTGGTGAATCCATTCGAAATAAGTGATGAGAAGATTCTAGAGAAAGTTTACCAAACACATTTCCATTGTATTGAAAAGTACGACCATGGATCGCTCCACCTTGTTGCTTCAAATGTTATCAAACATTCAATTGAAACTTCTGAATTGATTTTCAAG AATGAGAAACAAATTAATCAAGATAAAGAAGAAACGGCTCCATCAATATCTTTCCCGCGACTCCCTCTCTTAAAGCGTATTTCATGCCAG ATGATATGTGTAGCTAGCGGTGAGAAACATGAACATGCAGATGAAATAACAATATTGATACTGAAACAGTTGAGATCTTACTCATGGGAAGCAAAAGCAGCGATATCTCTAGCCGCATTTGCGTTAGAGTTTGGAAAGTTCTGGAACCTAGCGTTGCCGCCACGTGGCAACGAACTCGGAAAATGGTTGGCGGAGTTGAATGGGATTGAAAACTTGAGTGAGAACAAGGAGCAGCTGAGTAGGTTCAATGGATTGATGAAGAAGGTGATGGAAGTGATTGATGAGTGCATCACCAACAATAATGAAGACTACAACATTGAGGATGTTCCTGCCTTGGCTGAAACATTGCATCACATCCCTGTTCTTGTTTATTGGGCAATCATCACCCTTGTCACCTCTGCCACCCACATTCATTCCTTCACTCATAA GGGTTATAAGTATGAATTATCCAAATTTGATGATAAGATTGACTCCATTCTCAAAAATTTCAAGGAACTCCGGGAAAAGTGCAAAATGCAAATAG GAGCAATAGAAGATTACAAAAGACGCAAGGATATTATCAGTAGTGCCATTGAAACTACTACTAATAAGGATATTGATATTGTAAATTTTCTTGAAGCTCTTATTATTCCTAATAATGGAATTAGCAGAGAACAGCAG GTTGGCGTTCAAGATTTCAAGAATAAGTACGTATTATTGTTCATTTCAAGTATTGATGACAACTTTGAAAGTGAGATTCAACTACTAAAATCAATGAATGAGAAACTAAAGGAAGATCCAAAAGAGATACAAGGCTACAAGAAAGAGGACTTGAAGATTTTATGGATTCAATTAGTGGATGAGGGTGATGGAGATGAGAAACCAAGCAAAGTATCATTGGAGAATCTTGACAAAGGGTGGTATGTGGTAAAGGAATTTAAGTTCAAAACAGGTATAAGGTTGATGAGAGAGGTGTTGAAGTACAACAAGGAGAAGGCAATTATAATGCTCATAGGCCCTCAAGGCAAAGTAGAGAACCATGATGCAAAGCACACAATTTCTACATGGGGAATTGATGGATTCCCATTTAGAGCTTCTGATCACATTCGTCTTACAAAGCAATGGGACTGGTTTTGGAACCTACTCACCGATTTCAGTCCATCAATAATGGAATTG ATAGAGAAGGGCTGCTACCTGTTCATCTATGGTAGTACCAACAATAAGTGGATCCAGGATTTCACTACAGCTTTGGAGAACTTGAATGTAAGCATGAAATCACCAGAAACCACATCAATTGAGTGGTATCAATTTGGAAGGGAAAGCCCAAAGATTATACCATGCTTCTGGATCGCCATAGACAACTTACTACTCTCCACCAAGAAacagaagaagaatgaagaaaaagaagaagaaaactctGTAACAAGAGAGATACAGAAGCTGCTGTTACTTAAACAAGACCCAAACGGATGGGTAGTTCTGAGTAAAGGGCGTCAGGTGAAGCTTCTTGGTGAAGGTGAAGCTATGCTTTACACAGTGAAAGCTTTTGATGCTTGGAAGAAGGGAAGATTGTATAGAGAAGTAAGCTTTGATTCTGGTTTTAAACATCACTATGAGCATGAGAGAAGCAAGCGTAAACAAAAATGTGCACATAGAGAATTTGTTAATTATCCCACGGATATTTTAGCTCATATTCCATGCCCTGTTAAGTGTGGACATGAAATGGAGGTAACTTCCGTTAACTATAAGTGTTGTCATGGACTTGAATCTAGCCATCATATTTAA
- the LOC107635820 gene encoding uncharacterized protein LOC107635820, with protein sequence MASANSGASWSREKRCGGGDESWGSGMSADGSILKGASRRIKKKFVSPVCNCGSYAILFESGTSKNPRRLFFGCSYFKNNRGHCKYFAWLDEYVASFCIDEEVQEAVSDPTKKMEEKIAEIEKKMDEVKIDEINSGALSRWKVFGLILLGIVIGKGCSIVTAA encoded by the exons ATGGCAAGTGCAAATTCTGGTGCTTCATGGAGTCGCGAGAAAAGATGCGGTGGGGGTGACGAGAGTTGGGGCAGTGGAATGAGTGCCGATGGAAGCATTCTGAAAGGAGCGTCGAGAAGGATAAAGAAGAAATTTGTTTCTCCAGTGTGCAATTGCGGATCATACGCCATTTTGTTCGAATCTGGAACTTCAAAAAACCCTAGGAGGCTTTTCTTTGGTTGTTCCTATTTTAAG AACAACAGAGGACATTGCAAATACTTTGCCTGGCTAGATGAGTATGTTGCCTCTTTTTGTATTGATGAGGAGGTACAAGAGGCAGTATCGGACCCAACAAAAAAGATGGAAGAAAAAATTGCAGAGATAGAGAAGAAGATGGATGAGGTCAAAATCGATGAGATTAACAGTGGTGCTCTTAGCAGATGGAAAGTGTTTGGGTTGATCTTGTTGGGCATTGTAATAGGAAAGGGATGTAGTATAGTAACAGCTGCATAA
- the LOC107638339 gene encoding protein SIEVE ELEMENT OCCLUSION B-like isoform X2 gives MFKAIPSSNTTHHQGLVNPFEISDEKILEKVYQTHFHCIEKYDHGSLHLVASNVIKHSIETSELIFKNEKQINQDKEETAPSISFPRLPLLKRISCQLRSYSWEAKAAISLAAFALEFGKFWNLALPPRGNELGKWLAELNGIENLSENKEQLSRFNGLMKKVMEVIDECITNNNEDYNIEDVPALAETLHHIPVLVYWAIITLVTSATHIHSFTHKGYKYELSKFDDKIDSILKNFKELREKCKMQIGAIEDYKRRKDIISSAIETTTNKDIDIVNFLEALIIPNNGISREQQVGVQDFKNKYVLLFISSIDDNFESEIQLLKSMNEKLKEDPKEIQGYKKEDLKILWIQLVDEGDGDEKPSKVSLENLDKGWYVVKEFKFKTGIRLMREVLKYNKEKAIIMLIGPQGKVENHDAKHTISTWGIDGFPFRASDHIRLTKQWDWFWNLLTDFSPSIMELIEKGCYLFIYGSTNNKWIQDFTTALENLNVSMKSPETTSIEWYQFGRESPKIIPCFWIAIDNLLLSTKKQKKNEEKEEENSVTREIQKLLLLKQDPNGWVVLSKGRQVKLLGEGEAMLYTVKAFDAWKKGRLYREVSFDSGFKHHYEHERSKRKQKCAHREFVNYPTDILAHIPCPVKCGHEMEVTSVNYKCCHGLESSHHI, from the exons ATGTTTAAGGCAATTCCCAGTAGTAATACTACTCATCATCAGGGTTTGGTGAATCCATTCGAAATAAGTGATGAGAAGATTCTAGAGAAAGTTTACCAAACACATTTCCATTGTATTGAAAAGTACGACCATGGATCGCTCCACCTTGTTGCTTCAAATGTTATCAAACATTCAATTGAAACTTCTGAATTGATTTTCAAG AATGAGAAACAAATTAATCAAGATAAAGAAGAAACGGCTCCATCAATATCTTTCCCGCGACTCCCTCTCTTAAAGCGTATTTCATGCCAG TTGAGATCTTACTCATGGGAAGCAAAAGCAGCGATATCTCTAGCCGCATTTGCGTTAGAGTTTGGAAAGTTCTGGAACCTAGCGTTGCCGCCACGTGGCAACGAACTCGGAAAATGGTTGGCGGAGTTGAATGGGATTGAAAACTTGAGTGAGAACAAGGAGCAGCTGAGTAGGTTCAATGGATTGATGAAGAAGGTGATGGAAGTGATTGATGAGTGCATCACCAACAATAATGAAGACTACAACATTGAGGATGTTCCTGCCTTGGCTGAAACATTGCATCACATCCCTGTTCTTGTTTATTGGGCAATCATCACCCTTGTCACCTCTGCCACCCACATTCATTCCTTCACTCATAA GGGTTATAAGTATGAATTATCCAAATTTGATGATAAGATTGACTCCATTCTCAAAAATTTCAAGGAACTCCGGGAAAAGTGCAAAATGCAAATAG GAGCAATAGAAGATTACAAAAGACGCAAGGATATTATCAGTAGTGCCATTGAAACTACTACTAATAAGGATATTGATATTGTAAATTTTCTTGAAGCTCTTATTATTCCTAATAATGGAATTAGCAGAGAACAGCAG GTTGGCGTTCAAGATTTCAAGAATAAGTACGTATTATTGTTCATTTCAAGTATTGATGACAACTTTGAAAGTGAGATTCAACTACTAAAATCAATGAATGAGAAACTAAAGGAAGATCCAAAAGAGATACAAGGCTACAAGAAAGAGGACTTGAAGATTTTATGGATTCAATTAGTGGATGAGGGTGATGGAGATGAGAAACCAAGCAAAGTATCATTGGAGAATCTTGACAAAGGGTGGTATGTGGTAAAGGAATTTAAGTTCAAAACAGGTATAAGGTTGATGAGAGAGGTGTTGAAGTACAACAAGGAGAAGGCAATTATAATGCTCATAGGCCCTCAAGGCAAAGTAGAGAACCATGATGCAAAGCACACAATTTCTACATGGGGAATTGATGGATTCCCATTTAGAGCTTCTGATCACATTCGTCTTACAAAGCAATGGGACTGGTTTTGGAACCTACTCACCGATTTCAGTCCATCAATAATGGAATTG ATAGAGAAGGGCTGCTACCTGTTCATCTATGGTAGTACCAACAATAAGTGGATCCAGGATTTCACTACAGCTTTGGAGAACTTGAATGTAAGCATGAAATCACCAGAAACCACATCAATTGAGTGGTATCAATTTGGAAGGGAAAGCCCAAAGATTATACCATGCTTCTGGATCGCCATAGACAACTTACTACTCTCCACCAAGAAacagaagaagaatgaagaaaaagaagaagaaaactctGTAACAAGAGAGATACAGAAGCTGCTGTTACTTAAACAAGACCCAAACGGATGGGTAGTTCTGAGTAAAGGGCGTCAGGTGAAGCTTCTTGGTGAAGGTGAAGCTATGCTTTACACAGTGAAAGCTTTTGATGCTTGGAAGAAGGGAAGATTGTATAGAGAAGTAAGCTTTGATTCTGGTTTTAAACATCACTATGAGCATGAGAGAAGCAAGCGTAAACAAAAATGTGCACATAGAGAATTTGTTAATTATCCCACGGATATTTTAGCTCATATTCCATGCCCTGTTAAGTGTGGACATGAAATGGAGGTAACTTCCGTTAACTATAAGTGTTGTCATGGACTTGAATCTAGCCATCATATTTAA